One stretch of Vicinamibacterales bacterium DNA includes these proteins:
- the mobC gene encoding plasmid mobilization relaxosome protein MobC, with amino-acid sequence MAGSNKRRRGKVIVSRCLDDEFNIIAAKADRAGLSLGAFTRAALLGDAGARAQRRPPADHVALRQILGHVGRIGNNINQIARALNAQETAKLEDLPEALTAYLDIRKAIFEALGKNPGPGK; translated from the coding sequence ATGGCAGGCAGCAACAAGAGGCGTCGGGGCAAGGTCATTGTGTCCCGCTGCCTGGACGACGAATTCAACATCATCGCCGCGAAGGCCGATAGGGCCGGGCTTTCCCTGGGCGCCTTCACGCGCGCGGCCCTACTCGGAGATGCAGGTGCCCGCGCCCAGCGCCGCCCGCCGGCCGACCATGTGGCCCTGCGCCAAATCCTCGGCCACGTCGGGCGCATCGGGAACAACATCAACCAGATCGCCCGCGCCCTGAACGCCCAGGAGACCGCGAAGCTTGAGGACCTGCCGGAGGCTCTGACGGCTTACCTCGATATCCGAAAGGCGATATTCGAGGCCCTCGGCAAGAACCCCGGACCGGGCAAATGA
- a CDS encoding relaxase/mobilization nuclease domain-containing protein translates to MIIKGASRAAPAQLARHLQRRDTNEKVQVLELQSPAPDLGEAFRDWQTLVEGTRGFKGLYHANIDPAANYTMTPEQWQRAVEVLEKELGLEGQPRAVVKHEKHGREHIHVVWARTDIDEMVLRSDSQNYQAHERASQKLEMEFGHEPVPGKHAKRDREKQPEFPRAEANHAEWQQGERTGLRPAEMKEQITALKQASDNAQAFKAALEEHGYVLAKGDRRDFVIIDPAGQVHSLGRQIDGMKAAELRAFMKDINPQTLPNVEEAKAQKQAPKKAEAPASPEDATKVPELAPDPVQAQREAQREVEREALRQAVVARHDEGAHRMVEKQTAELGQLRQTLEVDTRKKLERLEASHKARAEAQRRRLEQEKASIGVTGLIDSIRDFLSPARVAEREADVQREQQKLAERQKQERDAYADTLQQTKELEIENLTERQAQQRRDHVTKGEAELERYLREHEAARQIQAEVEERERLREQERTRDGPERPPPRAR, encoded by the coding sequence ATGATCATCAAGGGTGCCAGCCGCGCTGCTCCAGCCCAGCTCGCCCGGCACCTCCAGCGGCGCGACACGAACGAAAAGGTTCAAGTCCTCGAGCTTCAGTCGCCCGCGCCTGATTTGGGCGAAGCATTCCGGGACTGGCAGACACTCGTCGAGGGCACGCGCGGCTTCAAGGGGCTCTACCACGCCAACATCGACCCCGCCGCGAACTACACCATGACCCCGGAACAATGGCAGCGCGCCGTCGAAGTCCTCGAAAAGGAACTCGGCCTCGAAGGCCAGCCGCGCGCCGTCGTCAAGCACGAGAAACATGGACGTGAACATATTCACGTCGTCTGGGCACGCACGGACATCGACGAGATGGTGCTGCGCTCCGACAGCCAGAACTATCAGGCGCATGAACGCGCCAGCCAGAAGCTGGAGATGGAGTTCGGGCACGAGCCTGTTCCCGGCAAGCACGCGAAACGCGACCGCGAGAAGCAGCCGGAATTCCCGCGCGCCGAAGCCAATCACGCCGAGTGGCAGCAGGGCGAGCGCACGGGCCTGCGTCCCGCGGAGATGAAGGAACAGATCACAGCCCTCAAGCAGGCCTCCGACAACGCCCAGGCCTTCAAGGCGGCGCTCGAAGAACACGGCTATGTGCTTGCCAAGGGCGACCGCCGCGACTTCGTGATCATCGACCCGGCGGGACAGGTGCACAGCCTCGGCCGGCAGATCGACGGCATGAAGGCAGCGGAACTCCGTGCGTTCATGAAGGACATCAACCCGCAAACGCTCCCGAACGTCGAGGAAGCCAAAGCTCAAAAGCAAGCGCCGAAGAAAGCCGAGGCTCCGGCTTCGCCAGAAGACGCCACCAAAGTGCCTGAACTCGCCCCTGACCCGGTTCAGGCCCAGAGGGAGGCCCAGAGGGAGGTTGAGAGGGAAGCGCTCCGCCAGGCCGTCGTCGCCCGCCATGACGAAGGGGCGCACCGGATGGTTGAGAAGCAGACGGCGGAACTCGGCCAGCTCCGGCAGACCCTTGAGGTGGACACCCGCAAGAAGCTCGAACGTCTTGAAGCCAGCCACAAGGCGCGGGCCGAAGCCCAACGCCGACGGCTCGAACAGGAGAAGGCATCCATAGGCGTCACCGGCTTGATCGATTCCATTCGCGACTTTCTTTCTCCCGCCAGAGTGGCCGAGCGCGAAGCCGACGTGCAGCGCGAACAACAGAAACTCGCGGAGCGTCAGAAACAGGAGCGGGACGCTTACGCCGACACGTTGCAGCAGACGAAGGAACTCGAAATCGAGAACCTGACCGAGCGTCAGGCGCAGCAGCGCCGCGACCATGTCACCAAAGGCGAGGCGGAACTCGAACGCTATCTTCGTGAGCACGAAGCAGCCCGCCAGATTCAGGCAGAAGTTGAAGAGCGCGAAAGGCTGCGTGAACAGGAACGGACAAGGGACGGTCCCGAACGACCACCACCGCGCGCACGATAA
- a CDS encoding carboxypeptidase-like regulatory domain-containing protein has product MIKRLLVSALALGAAACGGATATSPTPTSPTPTVAAPIPTPTVTLYTLSGRVTDSATSAPVAGATVSVTDGANAGKSAVTDATGNYSVTGLQQAGFTVTATAGAYAPSSQGVTLTSNQSQNFTLAQRSFAGTWSGTALQEGTSVPIPMSFTVSAANTVTVLLTGICQRSFTASLISPTNTAFPPVPIANGRFLFTSSRFVRSLAGTFTSDTAASGTTSINLVGESVSVALCSGTYTLTWTATKQ; this is encoded by the coding sequence TTGATCAAACGACTCCTGGTGTCCGCGCTGGCGCTCGGCGCCGCCGCGTGCGGCGGCGCAACGGCTACTTCACCCACGCCCACGTCACCCACGCCGACCGTTGCAGCGCCCATCCCAACGCCGACCGTGACGCTCTATACGCTGAGCGGGCGCGTGACCGACAGCGCGACCTCGGCGCCGGTCGCGGGCGCCACCGTGTCGGTCACGGACGGCGCCAACGCCGGAAAGTCGGCGGTCACCGATGCGACGGGCAACTACAGCGTCACCGGGTTGCAGCAGGCGGGATTCACCGTCACCGCGACGGCGGGCGCTTACGCCCCGTCGTCCCAGGGTGTGACGCTCACGTCGAACCAGAGCCAGAACTTCACCCTCGCCCAGCGAAGCTTCGCGGGGACATGGAGCGGAACGGCCCTCCAGGAGGGCACCTCCGTTCCGATCCCGATGTCGTTTACGGTGAGCGCCGCGAACACGGTGACGGTGCTGCTGACGGGGATCTGCCAGCGCTCCTTTACGGCGAGCCTGATTTCGCCGACCAACACGGCCTTCCCGCCGGTGCCCATCGCAAATGGCCGCTTCCTGTTCACGTCCAGTCGATTTGTCCGGTCGCTCGCGGGAACCTTCACGTCGGACACCGCCGCTTCCGGCACGACCTCGATCAATCTGGTGGGCGAGAGCGTCTCGGTTGCCCTTTGCAGCGGCACTTACACGCTGACGTGGACGGCCACGAAGCAATAG
- a CDS encoding helix-turn-helix transcriptional regulator, with translation MSSDICVRLGKRIRELRKEKGWTQFEMAERSGIDRSYLAEVETGKIEICLRNLEVIAQTFDLELHQFVKLPKGK, from the coding sequence GTGTCCAGCGACATCTGCGTGCGGCTCGGGAAACGCATCCGGGAACTGCGCAAGGAAAAAGGCTGGACGCAATTTGAAATGGCGGAGCGGTCCGGCATCGACCGCAGCTACCTGGCGGAAGTGGAGACGGGGAAGATCGAGATTTGCCTCAGGAATCTCGAAGTGATCGCCCAGACCTTCGATCTTGAGCTGCACCAGTTTGTGAAATTGCCGAAGGGCAAGTAA